In the genome of Cryptomeria japonica chromosome 8, Sugi_1.0, whole genome shotgun sequence, one region contains:
- the LOC131032287 gene encoding E3 ubiquitin-protein ligase ATL59-like, with product MEAINREAARGLERVVIESIPIFSYSLVKRLKSQANCSECAVCLSDFAEDNMLRSLPKCSHAFHPECIDGWLFTHTTCPVCRTSLCEDIPTATGFGVVEQQSLPGEVTVVIDNGAGVNPFIDISDDDTTDEASGRDSRAYSLVRVRKETEQPSEWYIATAEGLTPGLHGSYSFVGVHYLHEPSGSHALFECSKRGGFVGNAGHGSRSERWGRISIKPALVLRTFSERFIPRARGQVGAEQQDNMA from the coding sequence ATGGAGGCCATCAACAGGGAGGCCGCCCGGGGTTTGGAGCGGGTGGTCATCGAGAGCATTCCCATTTTCAGCTACAGTCTGGTGAAGCGCCTCAAATCACAGGCCAACTGCTCCGAATGCGCGGTCTGTCTGAGCGACTTCGCGGAGGACAACATGCTGCGGTCGCTTCCCAAGTGCAGCCACGCTTTTCATCCGGAATGTATTGACGGCTGGCTCTTCACTCACACCACGTGCCCTGTGTGCCGGACAAGCCTTTGCGAAGACATTCCAACGGCTACAGGCTTCGGTGTAGTCGAACAGCAATCGCTTCCCGGCGAGGTCACCGTCGTTATTGACAACGGAGCCGGAGTTAACCCCTTCATAGATATTTCAGATGATGATACAACGGACGAAGCTTCAGGGCGTGATTCGAGGGCGTACTCGTTGGTAAGGGTAAGGAAGGAGACGGAGCAGCCGAGTGAGTGGTACATCGCCACAGCGGAGGGTCTCACGCCTGGTTTGCATGGGAGTTACAGCTTCGTAGGCGTGCATTATTTGCATGAGCCGTCAGGTTCTCATGCCCTGTTCGAGTGCTCTAAACGAGGCGGGTTTGTCGGCAATGCAGGGCATGGATCAAGATCTGAAAGATGGGGCCGGATTTCTATAAAGCCGGCCTTGGTTTTGAGGACGTTTTCTGAGCGCTTTATCCCTCGAGCTAGAGGTCAAGTTGGTGCTGAGCAGCAGGATAACATGGCTTAA